CAGAAGTACGGTGCCTGAAACAAATGATAGATACTTCACGATACAGCCTCCTTGAAGCTAAATGAGATACACACACCGCAGGGAGATCGCTACGCGACAACCTCCACGCAATGAACTTCCGGATGATGCAAACCAGTCGTGCACCATCTCGCTGTCTAAATTCCAAACACAATCCCTTAGGGTCTTTGTGGTGTTGAGCACCATACCACTCCCTTTGCCTGGTTTGCAAAATACCAACATCCAATTCGCTTTGGTGGATGGGTACAGACTGTCGGACTGTAGCCTAGCCACTCAACTCGGCAACAGAATATGCGCGCCTGAGGCGTACATTCAGGAGATAAATTCAACCACCCCAGCTTCACCGCAATACATCTCACCCGCGATCTTGATGTGCCCCTGATCCTCTAGCCTCTTGAGCACAGGACTTCCAGTATGGATGCCAGCCATGGTTAACTCCACATTTTTCCGCGCGACCGCGTTCAGAAAAGGAGAACTCTTTGCGGTACGCTCACCGTCGTACTGCGTGGCATCGATTACCGGCCGCATTTTACCCAGCAGGCCTGTCAGATTGCCGAATCGCACATTGTCGATCACGTCTTTGATGGCACCGCAGGCGGTGTGCCTCATCACGAGCACCAGTTTACTGCTGACCGCCGCACACGCATACTCCATGCTGCAAAGAATATCTTCGTTAGAGATGTTTCCTGCCACGCGAGGACTGAAGGTGTCCCCTACTATCTGCAGGAAATACTTAAAAAGAATGAGTCCTGAGCCTAGTGTCTTTCCTGCAGCCGAGTGGCCGGTCCCTACTTGTTGATTCGAGCTGCCGTCGCCTGCGCCGAGCCCATCCTTCTCCCTGGGCAAGCTACTGACGTGGTTAAGTTCTATAGGCTATCGGGCCATTACCGGGCTGGTACGGTCGACAATGGGAATTGCCGTGTCACCCTGCCGCCCAATCACAGTACGAACAAGCATCCCATCTTTCCACACCAGAAAGTTCGTCGGGACGGCAGGCACACGAGGGCCAGGGAGGATCACTCCTACGAGGTTCAATGGATCTGTGGCTGAAAGTCTGAGCTCGTGGTTTGAGGATACACTCGCCTTCCTGATCGCGCGCAACGCTTCCACGGCTTCCGGCAATGCAAACTGCTCGCCGGTAAATCCGCACACGAATCGTCCACCACGGACCTCCCCTGCCATTTCCATTCGTCTGTACTGAACGAGCAGATCCCTCCAAGAATGAGCCAGCGATTCACGCGCCAGGAGGTCTCGAAACACCACGCCGTAGCGGCGGAGAAGGTGTCGAGCCACTTTCTCAATGGCAAGTGCTGAGGACTCGCTTCGCTGTGTCGGCGAAGCGGACTGAGTCTCAAGTGCTGAGAGATGAGACGAAAGAGGCTTCAACAAAGACCACCGTCCTGCTGAGTGCCGCGGACGACGAGTCCGTTCTCGCCCTTCAGCACGACGCCGATGCGGATCCATGAGAGCACGGAGGTTATCGAACCCATCAGCCGTCACCAACCCGGCGGCCACCAGCTCCCACAATCCCTGCTCGACTTCAGCGGGAAGATGGTTGGTCATCCGCACGAGATCGGCGAAGAAGCTGGCACCCTGTTGCTGCAACGCACACCGGAGATCTTGGGCCACCGAACCTAACTGTGCAAACGGATCGAGACCTACGCCAACCACGTTCTGATGGAATGCGGCAAGCAACCAATCACGCTCATCACGTGGAAAGACACTGATGAGCGCGAGGCTTGTCGGAGTGATACGCCGCCCCTCCGTCTCTCTACCTGCTGCCAGTTTCGGATGCGGCGAGAGGCGCCCCCAACTGACCGCGCCGCTTAGACAAAGCCTATCTAGGAGATCCGGCTCATACTTGGCCATCCTCGTGCGCAAGAGCTGCGGTTCCCATGCAGAGGCCGCCGTCTCGAATCCCGCCAGCTGTTTGATGACCTCCATAAGGCCCGCTTCACCATGCTGTCGCGAACCTGGCACGACATGTTGCCATTGCATCAGGAAGCGCATGAAGTCCGTTGCCGAAACCGCCTCGATCTCTTTGCGCAAAATTCCGATCGTCAGCCGATGGATCCGAGCCAGCAAGCGGCGGTGACACCACTCGGGTGCAGTGTTTAATACTGAGGACTGAGAACCGAAGACTGAGTTAGACCGGAAGCGCCCACGAAGGACTTGGCCCTGCACCTCAAGCCGGACCATCGCCGCCTCAATCCCCTCAATCGGCAAAGAGAGACGGTCAGCCAATTCGTCTGTCATCGCCGGTCCGATGCTTTCCATCCATCCCAGTACCACGCCATCCAGAGTGGAATCAGAACCGACCGTGAATAGCTGCTCGACCTGCTCTCGATTCTCAGCCGCCACCCATCCCTCAACTCCTTGACACCTGGCACGGGAGGCGTGAAACGCAAGACGGACAGCCCGACCGGATTCAACCAGCGAAGGGAAATATGGGATCCATTGCCTTGCATCAGACTCGGGTACCCATACTAGGGTCAGCAGCGCGTCGTGCAACTCATCGGCATCACGGACAATCGGCCACGATTCACGCATGACTTCAGTAATCGCCATCGGATCAAGCGCCCCGATCTCTTCGAGCAACTGTGCTGGCAGCGTGCGCCGCATCTCCACTGCCCGAGACCGCCGCTCCTCCAGCGGTGCATCGTCAAGAAACGCATAGGGGTTGGCATTGAGGATCTCGTGCGAAAAGACGGACGGCGCAGGCGTATCGATCGCCACGCAACGGATTGCCCCAGACTCTATTCGGTGCAGAACTTCCGTCAGCCCCGCCAGATCCATCGCTTCACTCAGACAATCCCGGAGGGTTTCTTGCACAAGCGGGTGATCGGGTATCGTCCGTGCAGCCCTCACCCCAGTCAAGTTTTCCTGACAGGCGATGGCATCGGGAAACACGGCGGCCAAGAGATCTTCGGCCTTCATCCGTTGAATCTGTGGCGGCACCTTCTTGCCGTTTGAAAAGCGCAGCAATGCCAGCGCGCGCGACGCATTCCAGCGCCACCTGGTGGTGAACATCGGCGCGAGCAACACCGCTTGAATCAAAACCTCTCGCACGGTCGTGGAATGGAGATAGTTGAACACGGACTCCAGCGGGAAGCTATGTTTTTCGCCTAGCGAAATCACGAGGCCATTGTCCGTCGCTGCGGCTTGCAACTCAAAATCAAACGTGACGCAGAATCGTTTGCGCAGCGCGAGTCCCCAGGCCTTGTTGACCCGTCCGCCAAACGGCGCATGGATGACCAGCTGCATCCCGCCGCTTTCGTCGAAGAACCGTTCGGCCACGATCATGTCCTGGGTCGGCACGACTCCCAATACGGCTTTGCCGGTCAATACATACTCGATCGCTTGCTGAGCGCCGCGTGGATCGAGGGCGCATTCCCTCTTGATCCAGCTGATGGCTGAGAGCTGATGGGTATCTGCTTCCAGTGCTGAGTGTTGAGGACTGAGGACTGACTGTTCAGAGCCGACAGCTGATGAAGAGAGTCGATTTAAAATCTCCTGTCTCAGGCATGCGACCTCAGCGGAGAGTTCGGCAGTGCGCGAGGGAGCCTCTCCTCGCCAAAAGGGAATGCTGGGCGGCGCGCCCCGAGCATCTTCCACCCGCACTTTGCCCGCCTCCACCCCCTTGATGCGCCATGAAGTATTGCCGAGCAGCATGATGTCGCCCGCCAGACTCTCCACCGCGAAGTCTTCATCGACGGACCCGACCACCGTGCCGTCCGGTTCTGCCACCACCGCGTAGTTGGCGGTATCGGGAATTGCGCCGCCTGAGGTGATGGCCGCCAGCCGAGCCCCGCGCCGTCCTTTTAGTCGGTGGTTGATCCGATCGTGATAGAGATAGGCTAAGCCCCTCCCCCGATTCGTCGCGATCCCGTCGGCGAGCATCCGGACAACCTGGTCGAAGGTTGCCCGCTCCAACTCGCGATAGGGATATGCTCGCCGGACCAACTGATACAATTCCTCTTCGGTCCAGGTCTGTGTTGCTGCCGCAGCCACGAGCTGCTGCGCCAGAATGTCGAGCGGCGCCGGCGGCACAGTGATGTGATCCAGCGTGCCACCCTTGATGGCCCGAATGAGCGCGGCACATTCCAACAACTCGTCCCGCGTTGTAGCAAAGAGACGGCCTTTGGGGATCGCCTTGATCCAGTGACCAGCCCGACCGATCCGTTGCAGACCGGTGGCGATCGCACGTGGTGAGCCGATCTGACAGACGAGATCCACCGTGCCGACATCGATACCCAGTTCGAGCGAGGCCGTCGCCACAACCACACGCGTCTTCCCGCTCTTCAACCGTTCTTCCGCCGAGAGACGAATCTGCCGCGACAAACTGCCATGATGCGCGGCCACAACATCAGGACCAAGATCCTGGAGTCGATCTTCCAGATAATGCGACACCCGTTCAGCCAATCGACGGGTGTTCACAAATACTAAGGTCGTGCGATGTTCTCGCACCAGCTCGGCAACACGGTCATAGATATCCGACCAGATCGCATTCGTCGCAACGGCACTCAGTTCATCGTTTGGCACTTCGACTGCGAGATCGATTTGCCGTTTATGGCCCACGTCGATAATCGTACACAGGGCTGAGGACTGAGGACCGGGGGCTGAGTAAAGATCCGGTGATAGAACAGGGTTGCCGACAAGAAATTTTGCCACGAGTTCAATAGGCCGTTGCGTCGCAGAAAGACCAATCCGCTGTGGCTTAGTGAAGGTGAGTGCTTCCAACCGTTCTAACGATAGCGCTAGATGCGCGCCACGTTTATTGGGCGCCAGTGCATGGATTTCATCGACGATGACGGTACGGACGGTCTGGAGCAAACGGCGACTTTTCTCGGCGGTGAGCAGAATAAAGAGCGACTCCGGCGTCGTGACAAGAATGTGCGGCGGCCGCTTGAGCATCTGTTGCCGGTCCGCCATTGGCGTGTCACCCGTGCGGACCAGCACACGCAACTCCGGCATCATCAGCCCAGCCAGGAGCGCACGGTCCCCTATCTCGGTGAGCGGCTTCTGAAGATTCTTCTGGATGTCGTTACTCAACGACTTCAGCGGGGACACATACAGTACCTGGGTGTGATCATCAAGCTCACGGGCCAGGGCTTGTTTGAAGAGTTGATCGATACACGAAAGAAACGCCGCGAGGGTCTTCCCCGAACCAGTCGGCGCTGTAATCAGTGCATCCGCACCAGACTGAATTGCCGGCCAGGCTTGTTGTTGCACCTCAGTCGGCTGGCCAAGGCATGAAGCAAACCATTCACAGAGAATCGGATGGAATCGTGTGAGCGGCATGGGGGAGAATCGTACCACACCGCTCGAAGCGACTCTATCTGTGAAAAGGCGACAACTGCTGACCCATGCTCCTCCCTCAAGGCCTTCATGGCCTTGTGCAGCATCACCTCCGAGAACGGCTCGGATCCATACTGCCGTGCATCCAACCATCTTGAGTCCACATCACCATAGCATTCCTGTTGTCATCGCGCGCAGCCTGAGGACTATCCACAAAGTCAAGAATATCTCTCCCAATCACAAGAATGATGATCAGATATACCTGATCACGTTGCCACCCATTTCCCCTCAGCGTGCACTTGTGGCATGATGACCGTCCATGCACCTATCCATTGTCATCCCTGCGTTCAATGAAGCCCGACTGATTGAGCGTACACTGCTCTCCATCACCGACTCGTTGGAGGTCAACCACCAACCAGATTTCACCTCGGAAGTCATCGTCGTCGACAATAACTCCACAGACAACACGGCGGAATTGGCCAAGCAGGCTGGTGCGACTGTCGTCTTTGAGCCCATCAACCAAATAGGCCGGGCGCGCAATGCCGGTGCGGCCCATGCCACCGGCGAATGGTTGCTCTTCCTCGATGCCGACAGCCTCCTGAGTCCTAAACTGCTGGCGGATATCTTGCGCATCATTGATACGGGCAAGTACGTCGGCTGTGGGAGCACGTTACGGATGGAGGGGCTGCCTTGGTGGGCAAATCTGACGTTGCACCTCTGGACCAGTACCTCCGTACTCTGTCGGTGGGCCGCCGGCGCACTCGTTGTCTGCCGACGCGATGCGTTTCAGGAGGTCGGCGGATTCGATCAGGAACTCTATGCACTCGATGAGATCCGGCTCAGTAAGCAACTCAAACAATGGGGGCGGGGACGAAATCTGCGATTTACCATCTTAACCAAACACCCGCTTGAAACCTCCTCCCGCAAAATCTCCCTTTACTCGAGCCGCGAGATCGCATCCCAGATCTTCCGCATTTTTTTCCTACCAAAGAAGACGCTACAGGATAAAAAACACCTATCCGTCTGGTACGACGGACGACGCTAACTCCCCACCAGTCTTTTTCCTTCGGACACCGGCTGTTATGTATACACATGCTATTCTTGTCATGAACAGCACCTTACCGAAAGGAGCAGCTATGCGCTTCGTTAAAGTATTGGATGAAGAACGTGCAGGAGAAGTAGCCATTAATCTAGACCTTGTCCGAGAAGCACACTTTGGGAAAGGACTGCTGCACCTGTACTTTGAGCATAGTTCATCGGCGCAGGACGACATGACCTTTACCGGTGAGAACGCACTCAAGATCTGGGCTGCGATGGGCTAGGGAAGGATCATCGCGAAAAAACGATCCCTGCCGCCGGATCGCTCGTGGGGTTCATTCTTTACTTAGCAGTGCGTTGACAAACACTTTCACCAAGCTGAAAAGGCACAGCATTCAAAGTCTTCAACGGGAGCAGAGTGGCCCGCAGGCTGTTCAGCAAGGCCGCAGCGAACGAAGAGGCGAATCGTACTCTCTGTCGTTCGTTGAGCCTCTGAGTGATGCGAGATCGCCGCTGGCGGGCTTTGTCAGCAGCCTGTTAGATGCCCGCGTACCATTCATATCCCTGATCCTCCCAATAGCCTCCTTTTCCACCACCGATGCCGGCCAGGGACTCAACCAGCTCGATCTTCATGACATACTTCGCTTGCTTGTATCCGAGCTGCCTCTCAAATCGAAGACGAAGCGGAGCGCCATGCGGCACATCCAAGGCCTCATCATTCAGTTCATAGGCGAGAATCGTCTGGGGATGGTAGCAATCAGCTACCGCGATGCTCTCGTAGTAGGCGATGCCCTCGTCATCTACATCCGCACAATGAAAGACGGCATAGCGAGCGCTTGATAAAGGCTCCACCAGATGCATCAAATCTCCAACCGGCACGCCCGTCCATTTTCCGATCGCGCTCCAGCCTTCCACACAATCATGTCGAGTAATCTGTGTGCGCGACGGCAACTCTTTCAGAGCCACCAGCTTCCAAATTCCAGAATACAAGGTCCCTACTGGCTTTGATGTCGTCAACAGCGTGTGCTGCAACAGTCCAGAGTGTTCCCTTCTTTCGTGTAATGCGCTCGCCGACGAAATCCAGACCAACGCACACTGCCTATTACCCGAAGTAGAAATAGCGAAGTCACTTCTCTAAGCAGGACGTTTCAACAATGCAGAGCCTGGCCCCTACCGAATCTATGCGGCAGA
This portion of the Candidatus Nitrospira nitrosa genome encodes:
- a CDS encoding carbonic anhydrase — protein: MPREKDGLGAGDGSSNQQVGTGHSAAGKTLGSGLILFKYFLQIVGDTFSPRVAGNISNEDILCSMEYACAAVSSKLVLVMRHTACGAIKDVIDNVRFGNLTGLLGKMRPVIDATQYDGERTAKSSPFLNAVARKNVELTMAGIHTGSPVLKRLEDQGHIKIAGEMYCGEAGVVEFIS
- a CDS encoding DEAD/DEAH box helicase, which gives rise to MPLTRFHPILCEWFASCLGQPTEVQQQAWPAIQSGADALITAPTGSGKTLAAFLSCIDQLFKQALARELDDHTQVLYVSPLKSLSNDIQKNLQKPLTEIGDRALLAGLMMPELRVLVRTGDTPMADRQQMLKRPPHILVTTPESLFILLTAEKSRRLLQTVRTVIVDEIHALAPNKRGAHLALSLERLEALTFTKPQRIGLSATQRPIELVAKFLVGNPVLSPDLYSAPGPQSSALCTIIDVGHKRQIDLAVEVPNDELSAVATNAIWSDIYDRVAELVREHRTTLVFVNTRRLAERVSHYLEDRLQDLGPDVVAAHHGSLSRQIRLSAEERLKSGKTRVVVATASLELGIDVGTVDLVCQIGSPRAIATGLQRIGRAGHWIKAIPKGRLFATTRDELLECAALIRAIKGGTLDHITVPPAPLDILAQQLVAAAATQTWTEEELYQLVRRAYPYRELERATFDQVVRMLADGIATNRGRGLAYLYHDRINHRLKGRRGARLAAITSGGAIPDTANYAVVAEPDGTVVGSVDEDFAVESLAGDIMLLGNTSWRIKGVEAGKVRVEDARGAPPSIPFWRGEAPSRTAELSAEVACLRQEILNRLSSSAVGSEQSVLSPQHSALEADTHQLSAISWIKRECALDPRGAQQAIEYVLTGKAVLGVVPTQDMIVAERFFDESGGMQLVIHAPFGGRVNKAWGLALRKRFCVTFDFELQAAATDNGLVISLGEKHSFPLESVFNYLHSTTVREVLIQAVLLAPMFTTRWRWNASRALALLRFSNGKKVPPQIQRMKAEDLLAAVFPDAIACQENLTGVRAARTIPDHPLVQETLRDCLSEAMDLAGLTEVLHRIESGAIRCVAIDTPAPSVFSHEILNANPYAFLDDAPLEERRSRAVEMRRTLPAQLLEEIGALDPMAITEVMRESWPIVRDADELHDALLTLVWVPESDARQWIPYFPSLVESGRAVRLAFHASRARCQGVEGWVAAENREQVEQLFTVGSDSTLDGVVLGWMESIGPAMTDELADRLSLPIEGIEAAMVRLEVQGQVLRGRFRSNSVFGSQSSVLNTAPEWCHRRLLARIHRLTIGILRKEIEAVSATDFMRFLMQWQHVVPGSRQHGEAGLMEVIKQLAGFETAASAWEPQLLRTRMAKYEPDLLDRLCLSGAVSWGRLSPHPKLAAGRETEGRRITPTSLALISVFPRDERDWLLAAFHQNVVGVGLDPFAQLGSVAQDLRCALQQQGASFFADLVRMTNHLPAEVEQGLWELVAAGLVTADGFDNLRALMDPHRRRAEGRERTRRPRHSAGRWSLLKPLSSHLSALETQSASPTQRSESSALAIEKVARHLLRRYGVVFRDLLARESLAHSWRDLLVQYRRMEMAGEVRGGRFVCGFTGEQFALPEAVEALRAIRKASVSSNHELRLSATDPLNLVGVILPGPRVPAVPTNFLVWKDGMLVRTVIGRQGDTAIPIVDRTSPVMAR
- a CDS encoding glycosyltransferase; the protein is MHLSIVIPAFNEARLIERTLLSITDSLEVNHQPDFTSEVIVVDNNSTDNTAELAKQAGATVVFEPINQIGRARNAGAAHATGEWLLFLDADSLLSPKLLADILRIIDTGKYVGCGSTLRMEGLPWWANLTLHLWTSTSVLCRWAAGALVVCRRDAFQEVGGFDQELYALDEIRLSKQLKQWGRGRNLRFTILTKHPLETSSRKISLYSSREIASQIFRIFFLPKKTLQDKKHLSVWYDGRR